Proteins encoded within one genomic window of Arachis ipaensis cultivar K30076 chromosome B08, Araip1.1, whole genome shotgun sequence:
- the LOC107611165 gene encoding uncharacterized protein LOC107611165, which yields MPLYVKFLKELITKKRSWQEKETVLLTQEYSAIIQKGLPPKLKDPGSFLIPCTIGNMAIDKSHCDLGASINLMPLAMMKKLMIEEVKPTRISPQLADRSLKIPNRVVENLLVKVGNFIFPADFVVLDMDEEGSNSVTLGRPF from the coding sequence ATGCCATTGTATGTAAAGTTTCTTAAAGAATTGatcaccaagaagagaagctggcagGAGAAAGAAACCGTGCTCCTCACTCAAGAGTATAGTGCCATCATTCAAAAGGGActgccaccaaaactcaaagacccAGGCAGCTTCCTTATACCATGCACAATTGGGAACATGGCCATTGATAAATCACattgtgacctgggagcaagcatcaacttaatgcctcttgCCATGATGAAGAAGCTGATGATAGAAGAGGTTAAACCTACAAGGATATCACCACAGCTGGCTGATAGATCTCTCAAAATACCAAATAGAGTAGTGGAGAATCTCTTGGTAAAAGTGGGAAATTTTATATTCCCAGCCGATTTTGTGGTCCTAGATATGGATGAAGAGGGGAGCAACTCAGTTacccttggtagacccttttag